In one Neobacillus sp. CF12 genomic region, the following are encoded:
- the rplB gene encoding 50S ribosomal protein L2, whose product MAIKKYKPTSNGRRGMTVSDFAEITTSTPEKSLLAPLKRKGGRNNQGKLTVRHQGGGHKRSYRIIDFKRNKDGIPGRVATIEYDPNRSANIALINYVDGEKRYILAPKNLVVGLEVMSGPEADIKVGNALPLANIPVGTVVHNVELKPGKGGQLVRSAGTSAQVLGKEGKYVLVRLNSGEVRMILAECRATIGQVGNEQHELINIGKAGRSRWLGKRPTVRGSVMNPNDHPHGGGEGRSPIGRKSPMSPWGKPTLGFKTRKKKNKSDKFIVRRRKK is encoded by the coding sequence ATGGCGATAAAAAAGTACAAACCTACCTCTAATGGTCGTCGCGGTATGACAGTTTCTGATTTCGCTGAAATCACAACTAGCACCCCAGAAAAATCTCTATTAGCACCTTTAAAGAGAAAAGGCGGCCGTAATAACCAAGGTAAGTTAACTGTTCGTCATCAAGGTGGCGGCCACAAGCGTTCATACCGTATCATTGACTTTAAACGTAACAAAGATGGCATTCCTGGACGCGTTGCCACTATCGAGTACGATCCAAACCGTTCCGCAAATATAGCATTAATTAATTATGTAGATGGTGAAAAGCGTTATATCCTAGCTCCTAAAAACCTAGTAGTAGGTTTAGAAGTAATGTCTGGCCCAGAGGCAGATATTAAAGTAGGTAATGCATTACCATTAGCAAACATTCCAGTTGGTACTGTAGTACACAACGTTGAATTAAAACCAGGTAAAGGTGGCCAATTAGTACGTTCTGCTGGTACATCTGCACAAGTTCTTGGTAAAGAAGGAAAATACGTACTTGTACGTTTAAATTCTGGTGAAGTTCGCATGATCCTTGCTGAGTGCCGTGCAACAATCGGTCAAGTAGGTAACGAACAACACGAATTAATTAACATTGGTAAAGCAGGTCGTTCACGTTGGTTAGGCAAACGTCCAACAGTACGTGGATCTGTAATGAACCCTAACGATCACCCACACGGTGGTGGTGAAGGACGTTCACCAATCGGACGTAAATCACCAATGTCTCCATGGGGTAAACCAACTCTTGGATTCAAAACTCGTAAGAAAAAGAACAAATCCGATAAGTTTATTGTACGTCGTCGTAAAAAATAA
- the rpsS gene encoding 30S ribosomal protein S19, protein MGRSLKKGPFVDDHLMVKIEKLNETESKQVVKTWSRRSTIFPQFIGHTIAVYDGRKHVPVYVTEDMVGHKLGEFAPTRAYKGHGNDDKKTRR, encoded by the coding sequence ATGGGTCGCAGCCTTAAAAAAGGACCATTTGTTGATGATCATTTAATGGTTAAGATCGAAAAGTTAAATGAAACTGAAAGTAAGCAAGTTGTTAAAACTTGGTCACGCCGTTCTACGATCTTCCCACAATTTATTGGCCACACAATCGCTGTTTATGATGGTCGCAAACATGTGCCTGTATATGTTACTGAAGACATGGTAGGACACAAGCTTGGAGAATTTGCTCCAACTCGTGCTTACAAAGGCCATGGTAATGATGATAAGAAAACCAGACGTTAA
- the tuf gene encoding elongation factor Tu, producing the protein MGKAKFDRSKPHVNIGTIGHVDHGKTTLTAAITSVLAKTGKAEARAYDQIDGAPEEKERGITISTAHVEYETDARHYAHVDCPGHADYVKNMITGAAQMDGGILVVSATDGPMPQTREHILLSRQVGVPYLVVFMNKCDMVDDEELLELVEMEIRDLLSEYDFPGDDTPVIKGSALKALEGEAAWEEKIYELMSAVDEWIPTPARDTEKPFMMPVEDVFSITGRGTVATGRVERGVVKVGDVVEIVGFTEEPKSTTVTGVEMFRKLLDFAEAGDNIGALLRGVAREEIERGQVLAKPKSITPHSKFKAQVYVLSKEEGGRHTPFFTNYRPQFYFRTSDITGICNLPEGVEMVMPGDHIEMIVELIAPVAIEEGTKFSIREGGRTVGSGSITTITE; encoded by the coding sequence ATGGGTAAAGCTAAATTCGACCGTTCAAAGCCACACGTAAACATTGGTACAATTGGTCACGTTGACCACGGTAAAACTACTCTAACTGCTGCAATCACTTCTGTACTTGCTAAAACAGGTAAAGCAGAAGCTCGCGCATATGATCAAATTGATGGTGCTCCAGAAGAAAAAGAGCGTGGAATCACAATCTCAACTGCACACGTTGAGTATGAAACTGATGCTCGTCACTATGCACACGTAGACTGCCCAGGACACGCTGACTATGTTAAAAACATGATCACTGGTGCTGCTCAAATGGACGGCGGTATCTTAGTTGTTTCTGCAACTGACGGTCCAATGCCACAAACTCGTGAACACATTCTTCTTTCTCGTCAGGTAGGCGTACCTTACCTTGTTGTATTCATGAACAAGTGTGATATGGTTGATGATGAAGAACTTCTTGAATTAGTAGAAATGGAAATTCGTGATCTATTATCAGAATACGACTTCCCAGGTGATGACACTCCAGTTATCAAAGGATCTGCTCTTAAAGCATTAGAGGGCGAAGCTGCATGGGAAGAAAAAATCTATGAACTAATGAGCGCGGTTGATGAGTGGATTCCAACACCTGCTCGTGACACTGAAAAGCCTTTCATGATGCCAGTTGAGGATGTATTCTCAATCACTGGTCGTGGAACTGTTGCTACTGGACGTGTTGAGCGTGGAGTAGTTAAAGTTGGGGACGTAGTTGAAATCGTAGGTTTCACTGAAGAGCCAAAATCTACAACTGTAACAGGTGTAGAAATGTTCCGTAAGCTTCTTGACTTTGCTGAAGCTGGAGACAACATCGGTGCATTACTTCGTGGTGTTGCACGTGAAGAAATCGAGCGTGGTCAAGTATTGGCTAAGCCGAAATCAATCACTCCACACTCAAAGTTCAAAGCACAAGTTTATGTATTATCAAAAGAAGAAGGTGGACGTCATACTCCATTCTTCACTAACTACCGTCCACAATTCTATTTCCGTACTTCTGATATTACTGGTATTTGTAATCTTCCAGAAGGCGTAGAAATGGTTATGCCTGGCGACCACATCGAAATGATCGTTGAACTAATTGCTCCAGTAGCAATTGAAGAAGGTACAAAGTTCTCTATCCGTGAAGGCGGACGTACTGTAGGTTCAGGTTCAATCACAACTATCACTGAATAA
- the rplD gene encoding 50S ribosomal protein L4 — translation MPKVSLFNQNGSQVGEIELNESVFGIEPNQHVLFEAIVMQRASLRQGTHKVKVRSEVRGGGRKPWRQKGTGRARQGSIRSPQWRGGGTVFGPTPRSYSYKLPKKVRRLAIKSALSSKVLEENVLVLESLAFDAPKTKDFKTVLGGLSVEKKALIVTADLDENVALSARNIPGVTVVTADGINVLDVVNHDKLIMTKAAVEKVEEVLA, via the coding sequence ATGCCTAAAGTTTCATTATTTAACCAAAACGGATCACAAGTTGGTGAAATCGAACTTAATGAATCAGTATTTGGTATCGAGCCTAACCAACACGTATTATTTGAAGCGATTGTTATGCAAAGAGCTTCATTACGCCAAGGAACTCATAAAGTAAAAGTTCGTTCGGAAGTACGCGGCGGTGGACGTAAACCATGGCGTCAAAAAGGAACTGGTCGTGCTCGTCAAGGGTCTATCCGTTCTCCACAATGGCGCGGAGGTGGTACTGTATTCGGTCCAACACCACGCAGCTACAGCTACAAATTACCTAAAAAGGTACGTCGCTTAGCGATCAAATCTGCACTATCTTCTAAAGTACTAGAAGAGAATGTATTAGTTTTAGAAAGCCTAGCTTTCGATGCTCCAAAAACAAAAGATTTCAAAACAGTTTTAGGTGGTCTTTCAGTTGAGAAGAAAGCACTTATCGTTACTGCTGACCTAGATGAAAATGTAGCACTTTCTGCACGTAATATTCCTGGTGTAACAGTTGTAACTGCTGATGGAATCAATGTATTGGATGTAGTTAATCATGATAAGTTAATCATGACGAAAGCTGCAGTTGAAAAAGTAGAGGAGGTGCTTGCATAA
- the rplW gene encoding 50S ribosomal protein L23, whose translation MDARDIIKRPVITERSTDLMAEKKYTFEVDVRANKTQVKDAIVEIFGVEVEKVNIMNYKGKFKRMGKFGGYTNKRRKAIVKLTADSKEIEFFEA comes from the coding sequence ATGGATGCACGCGATATCATTAAGCGCCCCGTTATCACTGAACGTTCTACTGACCTAATGGCTGAAAAGAAGTATACGTTTGAAGTTGATGTGAGAGCTAACAAAACTCAAGTTAAAGATGCGATTGTTGAGATCTTTGGCGTTGAAGTTGAAAAAGTTAACATCATGAACTATAAAGGTAAATTTAAGCGCATGGGTAAATTCGGTGGTTACACAAACAAACGCCGTAAAGCTATTGTTAAACTAACAGCTGATAGCAAAGAAATCGAATTCTTTGAAGCATAA
- the rpsJ gene encoding 30S ribosomal protein S10 — protein MAKQKIRIRLKAYDHRILDQSAEKIVETAKRSGAAVSGPIPLPTEKSIYTILRAVHKYKDSREQFEQRTHKRLIDIVNPTPQTVDALMRLDLPSGVDIEIKL, from the coding sequence ATGGCAAAACAAAAGATTCGTATCCGTTTAAAAGCTTATGACCACAGAATTCTTGATCAATCAGCAGAAAAAATCGTAGAAACAGCAAAGCGTTCAGGTGCAGCCGTTTCTGGTCCGATTCCACTTCCGACTGAAAAATCTATCTACACAATTCTTCGTGCGGTTCATAAGTATAAGGATTCACGTGAGCAGTTCGAACAACGGACACACAAGCGTCTAATCGATATTGTTAACCCAACTCCACAAACAGTTGATGCGTTAATGCGTTTAGATTTACCGTCCGGTGTTGACATCGAAATTAAACTTTAA
- the rplC gene encoding 50S ribosomal protein L3, whose product MTKGILGRKIGMTQVFAENGNLIPVTVVEAAQNVVLQKKSVESDGYEAVQIGFEDKREKLANKPEKGHVAKANTAPKRFVREFSGVDVTGYEVGQEVKVDIFAAGDVVDVTGISKGKGFQGVIKRHGQSRGPMAHGSRYHRRPGSMGPVAPNRVFKGKLLPGRMGGEQITVQNLEIVKVDVERNILLIKGNVPGPKKALLKIKTAVKA is encoded by the coding sequence ATGACCAAAGGAATCTTAGGAAGAAAGATTGGTATGACTCAAGTATTTGCAGAAAACGGCAACTTAATTCCAGTTACTGTAGTTGAGGCTGCTCAGAACGTAGTTCTTCAGAAAAAATCAGTTGAAAGCGACGGTTACGAAGCTGTTCAAATCGGATTTGAAGACAAACGTGAAAAGTTAGCTAACAAACCAGAAAAAGGACATGTTGCTAAAGCAAACACTGCTCCTAAGCGCTTCGTACGCGAATTCAGCGGGGTTGACGTTACAGGATATGAAGTTGGTCAAGAAGTCAAAGTTGATATTTTCGCTGCAGGCGATGTTGTAGATGTAACAGGAATCTCTAAGGGTAAAGGTTTCCAAGGTGTAATCAAGCGTCACGGACAATCACGCGGACCAATGGCCCACGGTTCACGTTACCACCGTCGTCCTGGTTCAATGGGACCTGTAGCTCCAAACCGAGTATTCAAAGGTAAATTATTACCTGGTCGTATGGGTGGAGAACAAATTACTGTTCAAAATCTAGAAATCGTTAAGGTTGATGTTGAGCGTAACATTCTATTAATTAAAGGTAACGTTCCAGGACCTAAAAAAGCATTACTAAAGATTAAAACTGCGGTTAAAGCGTAA